Proteins from a genomic interval of Gadus morhua chromosome 19, gadMor3.0, whole genome shotgun sequence:
- the notch1a gene encoding neurogenic locus notch homolog protein 1: protein MYRFFVKLTFLIPALVVTQGLKCTVPTESCLHGGRCEAFSNGNGECKCPPDYVGSRCQYPSPCHPSPCRNAGECRAVSHGNTFDFRCVCRLGFTDRLCLTPSNHACMSSPCRNGGTCDLLTLTAYRCRCPPGWSGKSCQLANPCASNPCANGGQCSAFDSNYICTCPASFHGQTCKQDVNECAQTPSPCRHGGVCVNEVGSFHCRCPQEYTGQHCETPYLPCSPSPCQNGGSCTQKGDTAYECSCLTGFTGPNCDHNMDDCLGHTCQNGGVCVDGVNTYNCKCPPHYTGQYCTENVDECELMPNACQNGGTCHDTHGSYHCVCVNGWTGDDCSENIDDCASAACYHGATCHDRVASFFCECPHGRTGLLCHLDDACISNPCQKGSNCDTNPVNGKAICTCPPGYTGSACNLDIDECSLGANPCEHGGRCLNTKGSFQCKCLQGYEGPRCEMDVNECMSNPCHNDATCLDQIGGFHCICMPGYEGVFCHINTDECSSMPCLNNGNCVDKINSFHCECPKGFAGNLCQVDIDECASTPCKNGAKCTDGPNKYTCECTEGYSGQHCETDVNECYSDPCHYGTCKDGLASFTCYCRPGYTGRLCETNINECLSQPCKNGGTCQDRENSYICSCPKGTAGFNCEVNLDDCKSKPCDYGRCIDKINGYECACEPGYTGTMCNINIDDCAINPCHNRGTCVDGINSFTCLCPEGYNDATCLSQVDECDSNPCIHGRCHDLVNGYKCFCDPGWSGPNCDFNNNECESNPCMNGGLCKDMTSGYHCTCRAGFSGPNCQTNINECASNPCLNQGTCIDDVAGYKCNCLLPYTGDNCETLLAPCSPRPCKNGGVCKEAEDYQSFSCICPEGWQGQTCEVDINECVKSPCGNGATCLNTVGGYQCKCLPGYSGQKCETDVDDCKPNPCSNGGLCRDGTNTFVCSCLPGFRGGRCEEDINECDSNPCKNGANCTDCVNSFTCTCPAGFNGITCEINANDCTESSCFNGGTCVDGINAFTCLCLPGFTGSYCQHDINECDSKPCVNGGTCQDSYGTYKCTCQHGYTGVNCQNLVRWCDSSPCKNGGSCWQQGASYTCQCQTGWTGIYCDIPSVSCEVAAKQQGVEVALLCRNSGRCLDAGNTHYCRCQAGYTGSYCQEQVDECSPNPCQNGASCTDYLGGYSCECLPGYHGVNCSKEINECQSQPCQNGGTCIDLINTYKCSCPRGTQGVHCEINLDDCTPSTDPLTNEPKCFNNGRCVDRVGGYQCTCPAGYVGERCEGDVNECLSDPCDPRGSYNCIQLTNSYRCECRTGYTGQRCDKVFDGCKSRPCKNGGTCAVASNTPHGFICKCPQGFTGSSCEYDSHSCGSLNCKNGGTCVSGHLSPRCLCTADFTGSECQIPANSPCNSNPCYNGGTCQVTSEAPFFHCGCPSNFNGLLCHILDYSFYGGFGRDITPPPEVEVSCEIAQCDEWAGNHICDTLCNNHACGWDGGDCSLNFDDPWQNCSAALQCWRYFNDGKCDEQCNSAGCLYDGFDCQGQEGQCNPLYDQYCKDHYADGHCDQGCNNAECEWDGLDCANNMPEKLADGHLVLVVHIPPETLKNGSTSFLRELSSVLHTNVVFRRDAKGEPMIFPYYGSEQELAKHNVKRSTEGWPEWAAMPTNVMDHMKDSVSAMMGSRRRRELDPMQIKGSVVYLEIDNRQCYQQSTECFQSATDVAAFLGALASSGNLNVPYIEAVTSVRPVPISSELYPMYVVFLGLAALGFICLGVLVSRKRSREHGQLWLPEGFKVSEPIKKKRREPVGEDAVGLKPMKISDINLMDDNQNEWGDEDPDCNRFRFEEQAMLDLSDHTDHRKWTQQHLDAADLRIASIAPTPPQGEIENDCMDVNVRGPDGFTPLMIASCSGGGLETGNSEEEEDPSAEIISDFIYQGANLHNQTDRTGETALHLAARYARSDAAKRLLDSSADANVQDNMGRTPLHAAVAADAQGVFQILIRNRATDLDARMHDGTTPLILAARLAVEGMVDELINCHADANAIDDSGKSALHWAAAVNNVEAAIMLLKNGSNKDMQNNKEETPLFLAAREGSFETAKVLLEHFANREITDHLDQLPRDIAQERMHHDIVRLLDEYNLVRSPGLHSGPMSTSSLSPPLCSPNNYMGNLKPSHQVKKVRKISSTGKGGKDGGKEMKSKKKKSLDGKGNLLDSSAVLSPVDSLESPHGYLSDVASPPMTSPFHQSPPMSLNHLQGNGDTMMGQMNMVKGQDMNGLSFDPNPPRLSHLSVSSPNNQASIGGARGGQCDWMSRMHMGVGQQGSMSQGPSISHSIIGPLHSVPTATLSQIMGYQGLQTSHLGQSHMMQQQAHSRQLQHQNSNSTSNGGQPMNQSFLSMELNASDMQQNNGSGHSMPIHTIIPQETQIMGNQFLTPPSQHSYSGPMDNTPNHQLQVPDHPFLTPSPGSPDQWSSSSPHSNMSDWSEGISSPPTSIHSQMNLIPDQFK, encoded by the exons ATGTATCGTTTCTTTGTGAAACTAACATTTCTTATTCCAGCACTCGTCGTAACACAAG GTCTGAAATGCACCGTCCCCACTGAATCATGCCTGCACGGAGGGAGGTGCGAGGCTTTCTCCAACGGAAATGGAGAATGCAA gtgcCCTCCCGACTATGTGGGCAGCCGGTGCCAGTACCCCAGCCCCTGCCACCCCTCGCCCTGCCGCAACGCAGGCGAGTGTCGGGCCGTCTCCCACGGCAACACCTTTGACTTCCGGTGCGTGTGCCGGCTGGGCTTCACCGACCGGCTGTGTCTGACGCCCAGCAACCACGCCTGCATGAGCTCGCCCTGTCGCAACGGGGGCACCTGCGACCTGCTCACGCTCACGGCCTACCGCTGCCGCTGTCCCCCTGGGTGGTCTG GTAAGTCCTGCCAGCTGGCCAACCCCTGCGCCTCTAACCCCTGCGCCAACGGGGGGCAGTGCTCCGCCTTCGACTCCAACTACATCTGCACCTGCCCCGCCTCCTTCCACGGCCAGACCTGCAAGCAGGACGTCAACGAGTGCGCCCAGACGCCGTCGCCCTGCCGCCACGGGGGGGTCTGCGTGAACGAGGTGGGCTCCTTCCACTGCCGCTGCCCACAGGAGTACACCGGCCAGCACTGCGAGACCCCCTACCTGCCCTGCAGCCCCTCGCCCTGCCAGAACGGGGGGTCCTGCACCCAAAAGGGGGACACCGCCTACGAATGCAGCTGTTTGACAG GATTCACAGGTCCAAACTGCGATCATAACATGGACGACTGTCTGGGACACACCTGTCAGAATGGAGGTGTCTGCGTGGACGGGGTGAACACCTACAACTGCAAGTGCCCACCGCATTACACAG GCCAGTACTGCACGGAGAACGTGGACGAGTGCGAGCTCATGCCCAACGCCTGTCAGAACGGCGGTACATGCCACGACACGCACGGCAGCTACCACTGCGTGTGCGTCAACGGCTGGACGGGCGACGACTGCAGTGAGAACATCGACGACTGTGCGAGTGCCGCCTGTTACCACGGCGCCACCTGCCACGACCGCGTGGCGTCCTTCTTCTGCGAGTGTCCGCATGGACGCACAG gTCTGCTGTGCCACCTGGACGATGCCTGCATCAGCAACCCCTGTCAGAAGGGATCCAACTGTGACACTAACCCGGTCAACGGCAAGGCGATCTGCACCTGCCCTCCTGGGTACACTGGCTCCGCCTGCAACCTGGACATCGACGAGTGTTCTCTGG GTGCCAACCCTTGTGAGCATGGCGGCCGTTGCTTGAACACAAAGGGCTCCTTCCAGTGTAAGTGTCTCCAGGGTTACGAAGGCCCTCGCTGCGAGATGGACGTCAACGAGTGTATGTCCAACCCCTGCCACAATGACGCCACCTGCCTGGACCAGATCGGAGGCTTCCACTGTATCTGCATGCCAG GCTATGAAGGTGTGTTCTGCCACATCAACACAGATGAGTGCTCCAGTATGCCATGTCTGAACAATGGCAATTGTGTGGACAAGATCAATTCCTTCCACTGCGAATGCCCCAAAG GTTTTGCAGGTAATCTGTGTCAGGTGGACATTGACGAATGCGCCAGCACTCCCTGTAAGAACGGTGCCAAGTGCACAGATGGGCCCAACAAGTACACCTGCGAATGCACAGAAG gttacTCCGGACAGCACTGTGAGACGGACGTGAATGAGTGCTACTCGGACCCGTGTCACTACGGCACCTGCAAGGACGGCCTGGCCTCCTTCACCTGCTACTGTCGCCCTGGTTACACTGGCCGCCTGTGCGAGACCAACATCAACGAGTGTCTGAGCCAGCCCTGCAAGAACGGAGGCACCTGCCAGGACAGGGAGAACTCGTACATCTGTAGCTGTCCCAAGGGCACCGCAG GTTTCAACTGTGAGGTGAATCTGGACGACTGTAAGAGCAAACCATGTGACTATGGGAGGTGCATCGACAAGATCAACGGCTACGAGTGTGCATGTGAACCCGGCTACACAG GAACGATGTGTAACATCAACATCGACGACTGTGCCATCAACCCGTGTCACAATCGGGGCACCTGTGTGGACGGCATCAACAGCTTCACCTGCCTCTGCCCCGAGGGCTACAATGATGCCACCTGTCTGTCACAGGTTGACGAGTGCGACAGCAACCCCTGCATACACGGCCGCTGTCACGACCTGGTCAATGG GTACAAATGTTTCTGTGACCCGGGCTGGAGCGGGCCCAACTGCGACTTCAACAACAACGAGTGTGAGTCCAACCCGTGCATGAATGGGGGCCTCTGCAAGGACATGACGAGTGGCTACCACTGCACCTGCAGAGCTGGATTCAGTG GACCTAACTGCCAAACTAACATCAACGAGTGTGCGTCCAACCCCTGCCTCAACCAGGGCACTTGCATCGATGATGTGGCGGGATACAAATGCAACTGTTTGCTGCCCTATACCG GGGACAACTGCGAGACCCTGCTGGCCCCCTGCAGCCCCCGGCCCTGCAAGAATGGTGGTGTGTGCAAGGAGGCAGAGGACTACCAGAGCTTCTCCTGCATCTGTCCTGAGGGCTGGCAAG GACAAACATGTGAGGTGGACATCAACGAATGTGTGAAGAGCCCCTGTGGTAATGGGGCCACGTGCCTCAACACCGTGGGGGGCTACCAGTGCAAATGCCTGCCAGGGTACTCGGGCCAGAAGTGCGAGACGGACGTGGATGACTGTAAACCAA ACCCTTGCAGTAACGGCGGCCTGTGTCGGGACGGGACCAACACCTTCGTGTGCTCTTGCCTGCCGGGCTTCCGCGGGGGCCGCTGTGAGGAGGACATCAACGAGTGCGACAGCAACCCCTGTAAGAACGGAGCCAACTGCACCGACTGTGTCAACAGCTTCACCTGCACCTGCCCGGCCGGCTTCAACGGCATCACCTGTGAGATCAACGCCAACGACTGCACCGAGAG CTCCTGCTTCAACGGCGGCACCTGTGTGGACGGCATCAACGCCTTCACCTGCCTGTGTCTGCCTGGCTTCACCGGGAGCTACTGCCAGCACGACATCAACGAGTGCGACTCCAAACCCTGCGTCAACGGAGGCACCTGCCAGGACAGCTACGGGACGTACAAGTGCACCTGTCAGCATGGATACACAGGGGTCAACTGCCAG AACCTTGTGCGCTGGTGCGACTCGTCCCCCTGTAAGAACGGAGGGTCGTGCTGGCAGCAGGGGGCATCCTACACCTGCCAGTGTCAGACGGGCTGGACCGGCATCTACTGCGATATCCCAAGCGTGTCCTGCGAAGTGGCGGCCAAACAGCAAG GTGTGGAAGTGGCTCTGCTGTGCAGGAACTCGGGCCGGTGCTTGGATGCAGGGAACACACACTACTGTCGCTGCCAGGCGGGCTACACAGGCAGCTACTGCCAGGAGCAGGTAGACGAATGTTCCCCCAACCCCTGCCAGAACGGGGCCAGCTGCACTGACTACTTAGGAGGCTACAGCTGTGAG TGTTTGCCAGGTTACCACGGGGTTAACTGCTCAAAGGAGATCAATGAGTGTCAGTCCCAGCCTTGCCAGAATGGGGGTACCTGCATTGATCTTATAAACACCTACAAGTGCTCCTGCCCCCGAGGAACCCAAG GTGTTCACTGCGAGATCAACCTGGACGATTGCACCCCCTCCACGGACCCCCTCACCAACGAGCCCAAGTGCTTCAACAACGGCCGGTGCGTGGACCGGGTCGGGGGCTACCAGTGCACCTGCCCGGCGGGCTACGTGGGGGAGCGCTGCGAGGGCGACGTCAACGAGTGTCTGTCGGACCCCTGCGACCCACGGGGGTCCTACAACTGCATTCAGCTCACAAACAGTTACCGCTGCGAGTGTCGCACCGGATACACAG GTCAACGTTGTGACAAAGTCTTTGACGGTTGCAAGAGCCGACCTTGTAAAAATGGAGGGACATGTGCTGTCGCCAGTAACACCCCACATGGCTTCATCTGCAAATGCCCTCAA GGCTTTACCGGATCGTCCTGCGAGTACGACTCCCATTCCTGCGGCAGCCTCAACTGCAAAAATGGGGGTACCTGCGTGTCGGGCCACCTTAGCCCCCGGTGCCTGTGCACTGCTGACTTCACCGGGTCCGAGTGCCAGATCCCCGCCAACAGCCCCTGCAACTCTAACCCCTGCTACAACGGGGGCACCTGCCAGGTCACCTCCGAGGCACCCTTCTTCCACTGTGGCTGCCCCAGCAACTTCAACGGCCTGCTCTGCCACATCCTGGACTACTCCTTCTACGGCGGGTTTGGCCGCGACATCACGCCGCCcccggaggtggaggtgagctGCGAGATCGCCCAGTGCGACGAGTGGGCCGGGAACCATATCTGCGACACGCTGTGTAACAACCACGCGTGCGGCTGGGACGGCGGCGACTGCTCACTGAACTTTGACGACCCGTGGCAGAACTGCTCGGCCGCGCTGCAGTGCTGGCGCTACTTCAACGACGGCAAGTGTGACGAGCAGTGCAACAGCGCCGGGTGTCTCTACGACGGCTTCGACTGCCAGGGCCAGGAGGGACAGTGCAA CCCTCTTTACGACCAGTACTGCAAGGACCACTATGCCGACGGCCACTGCGACCAGGGCTGTAACAACGCAGAGTGCGAGTGGGACGGCCTGGACTGTGCCAACAACATGCCCGAGAAACTGGCCGACGGGCATCTGGTCCTGGTGGTCCACATCCCCCCGGAGACACTGAAGAAcggctccacctccttcctccgAGAGCTCAGCAGTGTGCTCCATACTAACGTGGTGTTCCGACGCGATGCCAAAGGAGAGCCGATGATCTTCCCGTATTACGGCAGTGAGCAGGAACTGGCCAAGCACAACGTGAAGCGCTCCACCGAAGGCTGGCCTGAGTGGGCGGCCATGCCGACAAACGTCATGGATCACATGAAGGACAGCGTGTCGGCCATGATGGGCTCAAGGAGACGCAGGGAGCTGGACCCCATGCAGATAAAAGG GTCTGTGGTATACCTGGAGATTGACAACCGTCAGTGCTACCAGCAGTCCACCGAGTGTTTCCAGAGTGCAACAGACGTGGCGGCCTTCCTCGGTGCACTGGCCTCCAGTGGCAACCTCAACGTGCCGTACATTGAAGCTGTCACCA GCGTGAGGCCTGTTCCCATCTCCTCCGAGCTCTATCCGATGTACGTGGTGTTCCTGGGCCTGGCGGCATTGGGCTTCATTTGCCTCGGCGTGCTGGTTTCACGCAAGCGGAGCAGGGAACATGGCCAGCTATGGCTGCCGGAGGGCTTCAAGGTGTCCGAACCCATCAAGAAGAAGCGAAGGGAGCCCGTCGGGGAGGACGCAGTCGGCCTTAA GCCAATGAAGATATCTGACATCAACCTTATGGATGACAATCAGAACGAATGGGGCGACGAGGATCCAGACTGCAACCGCTTTAGA TTTGAAGAGCAGGCCATGTTGGATCTCAGTGATCACACTGACCACAGGAAATGGACCCAGCAACACCTGGATGCCGCAGACCTGCGCATTGCCTCCATTGCCCCGACTCCTCCtcaaggagagatagagaacgaCTGCATGGACGTTAACGTTAGAGGACCTG aTGGCTTCACCCCCCTGATGATCGCCTCCTGTAGCGGTGGAGGTCTGGAGACCGGCAACAGCGAGGAAGAAGAGGACCCCTCCGCCGAGATCATATCAGACTTCATCTACCAGGGAGCCAACCTGCACAACCAGACGGACCGCACGGGCGAGACGGCGCTCCACCTGGCCGCGCGTTACGCCCGCTCCGACGCCGCCAAGCGCCTGCTGGACTCCAGCGCCGACGCCAATGTCCAGGACAACATGGGACGCACGCCACTCCACGCCGCCGTGGCTGCCGACGCCCAGGGAGTGTTTCAG ATTCTGATTAGAAACCGTGCCACAGACCTGGACGCCCGTATGCACGACGGCACCACCCCTCTGATCCTGGCCGCACGGCTGGCGGTGGAGGGCATGGTGGACGAGCTCATCAACTGCCACGCCGACGCCAACGCCATCGACGACTCGG GTAAATCTGCTCTTCACTGGGCAGCAGCTGTTAACAACGTGGAGGCGGCCATTATGCTGTTGAAAAATGGTTCCAACAAGGACATGCAGAACAATAAG gAAGAGACACCTCTGTTCCTGGCAGCCAGAGAAGGTAGTTTTGAAACAGCCAAGGTCCTGTTGGAGCACTTTGCTAACCGTGAGATAACCGACCATCTCGACCAGCTGCCAAGAGACATTGCCCAAGAGCGGATGCACCACGACATAGTCCGCCTTTTAGACGAGTACAACCTGGTGAGGAGTCCGGGTCTTCACAGCGGCCCCATGAGCACATccagcctgtcccctcctctctgctcccccaaCAACTACATGGGCAACCTCAAGCCCTCCCACCAAGTAAAGAAGGTACGGAAAATCAGCTCCACTGGAAAAGGAGGCAAAGACGGAGGGAAAGAGATGAaatcaaagaagaagaagtctCTTGATGGGAAGGGCAACCTGCTGGACTCCTCTGCGGTCCTCTCCCCAGTCGACTCTCTTGAGTCCCCCCATGGTTACCTGTCGGACGTGGCCTCGCCTCCCATGACCTCTCCCTTCCATCAGTCGCCACCCATGAGTCTCAATCATCTGCAGGGCAACGGAGACACCATGATGGGCCAGATGAACATGGTCAAAGGCCAGGATATGAACGGCCTGTCTTTTGATCCCAACCCTCCGCGTCTCTCTCACCTGTCGGTGTCCAGCCCCAACAACCAAGCCTCTATAGGTGGCGCCCGAGGAGGCCAGTGCGATTGGATGTCCAGGATGCACATGGGTGTCGGACAACAGGGAAGCATGAGCCAGGGTCCGTCCATATCCCACAGCATCATCGGTCCTCTACACAGTGTCCCCACTGCCACGCTGTCCCAGATTATGGGCTACCAGGGTCTTCAGACCAGCCATCTGGGTCAATCACACATGATGCAGCAGCAAGCTCATTCTCGGCAGCTCCAGCACCAGAACTCCAACTCCACCTCCAATGGCGGCCAGCCGATGAACCAGAGTTTCCTCAGCATGGAGT